Genomic window (Arcobacter aquimarinus):
TTGTAAGAAACTCTGGCTTTTGTTCATTTAAACCTAGAATATTTTTTCTAATAAACCATCTAGCCATAGCAAAAGAACGCGGTTGTAAATTTTTGCTATCAGTCATATCAGATAAGGCATAATAACCATCAAATCGTAAAAATGGACTAATATTAATCAAAAGTGAACTAATCCAACTTGTAGTTGCAATAATAAATAAAATACTTTTAAAAATTCCCTCTGGAGCAAAAGACCATAAAAAAGTAGCAATTAAAGCAAGATATAACTCAACTTTTATTCCAGCTACAACAATTTTTAATCTTTGATATTTTGATTTTAATTTCCATGCATTTGTGGTATCAGTGTATAAAACAGGAAATAAAACTAAAAATGCAACTCCCATAGTTGGGACTTTACAGCCAAGCCTTTTTGCAGTAAATGCATGACCTAATTCATGCAAACTTTTTACAAAAACCAATGATAAAAAGTAGTAAAAAAATCCCTCTTTAGAAAAGAGATACATAAAAGTAGAAATAAAATTTTCCCAATCTCTTAATACAAAAATAATACCAATAAATCCTAAAAACAAGACAATATTTTGCCAAAGATTAGAGTATAAAAAATCCACTTTTTTTTTGTTTTTTTCAAGCCAATAATCTGGTTTTACTAGAGGAATTCTAATAAATAAATAGTTATGAATTAACCATTTAAAAATATTTTGTTTAGATTGTTTTTGAATATTTTTCATTCTAGAAGTATATTTTAAATCTTCACAAACTATCAAATTATTATTTATCAAAAAATCCACAAAAGTTTGAAGAGATTCTGTATCTATTTCATAATCTTTTTGCTCTAAGATTTTTATAAACTCTTCAAGTTCAATATCACTTTGCCAGTTTGAAATCAAATCAAAAGCATCAATTCCTATGTTGAAATATTTATTTTGAATAGGATCAAATAAAAGCCACCTTTTAGAACCATCTTCAGCAACGGAAGTTTCTAAAAGTTTTAAATCATCTCTTATTTTTGGTAATATTATTTTTTGTTCTTGTGCAAACATTACCAACCTATCCATTGTCTAGTAGCAGTAATTGGTTTTCTAAATAGATAAAAAAACAAACTTACTTGTTTTGAGTAAATTTTTGCTGTTCCTCTAAGTCCAATAGATGGAATATAACCATTCTCATTTATATCATCAAACTGGGCAATAATTTTATATGATAAAACATTTTGCTCTGTAAGTTCGGGTTTATATGAAATATATTTAACTTTTGCTTTCCAAGAGTTTGTTGGGTCATTATCAAAAAAAGCTTTGACTATTGCGTTCTCTTCTAAAAAAATAGCATCACTAACAGGAAGCATAATTTTAAGTTCTATACTATTTGGATTTGCTATTAAAAATATTCTCTCTCCTGTATTAACTGGTTTTCCTTTCCAATCATTTGGATTATTTATTATTGCTATTCCTTCTTCTTTTGCATAGATTTTTGTTTTATCTAATTGCTCTTTTGCAAAATTTAACTCAGCCTCTTTTAGTTTTACTTGATTTTCAAGTTGTGAAATTTGGCTTTTTTGTTTTGGGTCTAAAAAACTACTCTGTTTCGTACTAAAAAGTTCTGCATTTGTAACATCTAAAGTTCGTTTTGCTACTAAATAGTTATTCTTAAAATCTACATCATCAAATTGAACTATTAATTGTTCTTTTTCTATTTTATCATTTGGAAAAATCTTCACCTCTTCAATTACAGCATTTAAAGGAGAAGTTACCACATAAGGATTTTTTGCATCCACTTCAAGGGGAGCTAAAACTGATAATCTAACAGGTAAAAACATCAAAGCAATGATTAAAATAAGGGCGATTTTAAAATATCTATTTTTAAAAGAGATTTTTTTTAGAGTTTGAAAAAAACCACAATTTCTCATAGCAAATAAAAAATATGATAAAGAAGAAGAGAGATGTTTTAACATCAAAATATCATTTTCAAGCCAACTATTTTCTCTAAATAATAAAAAAACATAGTTAATATCACTATTTTCTTTTGTTGTATTTAAAGGTATATATAAAATATTTGAGGGTGCAAATTCAAAAAGAGATTTATAATTTACCTCTTTTAAATCATTTTTAGCTTCAACCACAAAAATTTCTTTTGATTTAGAATTTTCATTTAAATCTTCAACTACATTTTCAATCCATTGAACATAAGGAGAAGTTGAATCAATAACTGAAATATCAGATATTCCTACAACTTTGTATTTACCTTTTAAATCAGTTGTTAATAAAACTCCTTGTGAATAAGGAACTATATTTCTTGTTTCATTTACAATTTGAAAATATAACTCTTTTATATTTTCACAATTTCTACAGTTATGTTCTAACTGTAGAAGTTTTGAGATGTTTGATTCCAATCTTTATTTTATCCTTTATTTTTTAAGCAAATAATCTCGTAAGATATGAACCATAATCATCAAGTTTTTGATTCTCTAAAGCTATTTGCTCTTTTAATCCCATATATTTTTCATCTGCATCAACTTGATTTTTTTGAGCTTTTTTCAACTCTTTTAAATCAAGTTTTAGATTTAACACTCTTGTTGTTCCATCTTGATTAATTGCTTTTATACTTATTTCTAACTTTTCTAAATCTTCTGGAATTGTTCCTGAAATATTACCAGTTCTTGGGTCAAAAAACAATCCTGCTGGAAGTGCTGTTCCATCAATCTGTGTAACTATGA
Coding sequences:
- a CDS encoding efflux RND transporter periplasmic adaptor subunit; the encoded protein is MESNISKLLQLEHNCRNCENIKELYFQIVNETRNIVPYSQGVLLTTDLKGKYKVVGISDISVIDSTSPYVQWIENVVEDLNENSKSKEIFVVEAKNDLKEVNYKSLFEFAPSNILYIPLNTTKENSDINYVFLLFRENSWLENDILMLKHLSSSLSYFLFAMRNCGFFQTLKKISFKNRYFKIALILIIALMFLPVRLSVLAPLEVDAKNPYVVTSPLNAVIEEVKIFPNDKIEKEQLIVQFDDVDFKNNYLVAKRTLDVTNAELFSTKQSSFLDPKQKSQISQLENQVKLKEAELNFAKEQLDKTKIYAKEEGIAIINNPNDWKGKPVNTGERIFLIANPNSIELKIMLPVSDAIFLEENAIVKAFFDNDPTNSWKAKVKYISYKPELTEQNVLSYKIIAQFDDINENGYIPSIGLRGTAKIYSKQVSLFFYLFRKPITATRQWIGW